A stretch of Faecalibacterium duncaniae DNA encodes these proteins:
- the secG gene encoding preprotein translocase subunit SecG has product MSVIEIVGGAILLVVSAVIILLTLMQHTHGQGLAGAINGGVGGANNARLTPADQMLAKVTRIAGIVFFVVAILACVFASRLA; this is encoded by the coding sequence ATGTCTGTCATTGAAATCGTCGGCGGTGCCATCCTGCTGGTCGTCTCGGCCGTCATCATTCTCCTCACCCTGATGCAGCACACCCACGGTCAGGGTCTGGCCGGTGCCATCAACGGTGGTGTGGGCGGTGCCAACAATGCACGCCTGACCCCTGCGGATCAGATGCTGGCCAAGGTGACCCGCATTGCAGGCATCGTGTTCTTTGTGGTGGCTATCCTGGCCTGTGTGTTCGCCAGCCGTCTGGCCTGA